In a genomic window of Syngnathus typhle isolate RoL2023-S1 ecotype Sweden linkage group LG4, RoL_Styp_1.0, whole genome shotgun sequence:
- the LOC133153166 gene encoding pleckstrin homology domain-containing family A member 7-like, with amino-acid sequence MAAPLGRDTLPDHWSYGVCRDGRVFFINDKTRGTTWLHPRTGEPVNSGHMIRSDLPRGWEEGFTEEGASYSSSE; translated from the exons ATGGCGGCACCGCTCGGACGGGACACCCTACCGGACCACTGGTCCTACGGAGTTTGTAGGGATGGCCGCGTGTTTTTTATCAA CGACAAAACTCGCGGTACCACTTGGCTTCATCCGCGTACTGGCGAACCTGTTAATTCCGGACACATGATACGTTCAG ATTTGCCGAGAGGATGGGAAGAGGGCTTCACGGAGGAAGGAGCCAGTTACTCATCAAGTGAGTAA